Proteins encoded in a region of the Nitrospirota bacterium genome:
- a CDS encoding type II toxin-antitoxin system VapC family toxin, with protein sequence MIYFDTSALAKWYINEAHSEDVEEYLQQHGPVAISDLTIVEMRCLLARRRREKSITLKMEMEIFSTFQEDIRQRHLICHPFPAGLASGTINLMALLADIPIRTLDALHLMIAKEIAAESLATADHIMAAGGKALGLKIVQF encoded by the coding sequence TTGATCTACTTCGATACCAGTGCACTAGCAAAATGGTATATCAACGAGGCACACTCCGAGGATGTGGAGGAATATCTGCAGCAGCATGGCCCTGTTGCCATTAGTGATCTGACCATAGTAGAGATGCGCTGCCTGCTTGCACGCCGCCGGAGAGAGAAAAGTATTACCCTCAAGATGGAGATGGAGATTTTCTCAACGTTTCAGGAGGATATACGCCAGAGACATTTGATATGTCATCCCTTTCCGGCCGGATTGGCATCTGGTACGATTAATTTGATGGCACTTCTTGCGGATATCCCGATCAGAACTCTCGATGCGTTGCACCTTATGATCGCCAAGGAGATTGCTGCTGAAAGTCTTGCGACTGCCGATCATATCATGGCTGCGGGTGGAAAGGCCCTTGGGCTGAAGATTGTTCAATTTTGA
- a CDS encoding type II toxin-antitoxin system Phd/YefM family antitoxin — protein sequence MKTLTIRQARQSLSHLDDVLEAEGEIIITKRGKAVARVVQLGKGRPVPSHKDLRDKMIRMKKGSEKLVREDRDAR from the coding sequence ATGAAGACTCTTACAATCAGACAGGCCCGGCAATCATTGTCGCACCTTGATGATGTGCTGGAGGCTGAAGGAGAAATTATCATCACAAAAAGAGGGAAGGCCGTCGCCCGCGTAGTTCAGCTCGGAAAGGGCCGGCCTGTTCCGTCTCATAAGGATCTCCGGGACAAGATGATACGCATGAAGAAAGGGAGCGAAAAACTGGTCCGTGAGGACAGAGACGCTCGATGA
- the uvrC gene encoding excinuclease ABC subunit UvrC gives MQEKLAAIPGKPGVYFFRDAQGKILYVGKAKVLKNRIRSYFQKAAGLDERKTAMMKSVADFEFTVTGNELEALILEANLIKQHKPRYNILLRDDKSYPYLRLTLHEKWPRLEVARRIRKGDARYFGPYVPAGAMWETLFFIRNHYHIPNCRYSLEKRMRPCIQFQMKKCIGPCSGEVDHAEYMQMIREIELLLEGKNRKLLESLERKMMLLSEEMRFEEAAMIRDRIRAIRSVSESQKVVSPELGDADVIGFFRQDDSVVFKLFFIRNGVMIGTRDFEQRHTTGEKDGYLFRNFIEQFYGREILPAPELYCSKMPEDRNVLEQWLSDRRGSRARITVPVRGIKRKLVSMAEENSREIIKTRKAESGPEVLSEVASLLGLKKVPESIGAFDISNITGTSAGGAFVVWKNGDFDKSLYRNISMDAVKGPDDYAMMREMIRRTVKSIGEGRGDETEVKVKKKDNRIAQGDSHINEPILPDLIIIDGGREHLNVALEVFTPLFFPPCQGGSEGGEDYRPVVVGLAKDPDRIFMKDRDEPVLIDNSRPASLLLRKIRDEVHRFAVRYHRKQRAKRMFESALESIYGLGRKRRFALLDHFGSIEAIKKASAEEISGLPGFTKKLAEDVLKTLAGK, from the coding sequence ATGCAGGAAAAACTTGCTGCTATCCCGGGAAAGCCGGGTGTTTATTTTTTCAGGGACGCTCAGGGAAAGATCCTCTATGTAGGCAAGGCCAAGGTCCTGAAGAACCGCATAAGGAGCTATTTTCAGAAAGCAGCAGGCCTTGACGAGCGCAAGACTGCCATGATGAAGAGCGTTGCAGACTTCGAATTCACGGTAACGGGCAATGAGCTGGAGGCGCTTATTCTTGAGGCAAACCTGATCAAACAGCATAAGCCCCGTTACAATATCCTTCTGCGGGATGATAAAAGCTACCCCTACCTGAGACTCACACTGCATGAGAAGTGGCCACGGCTTGAAGTCGCAAGAAGGATCCGGAAGGGCGATGCGCGGTATTTCGGACCGTATGTGCCTGCCGGTGCCATGTGGGAGACCCTCTTCTTTATCCGGAATCACTACCATATTCCAAACTGCAGATATTCGCTCGAAAAGCGGATGCGGCCCTGCATCCAGTTTCAGATGAAGAAATGTATCGGTCCCTGCTCCGGCGAGGTCGACCACGCAGAATATATGCAGATGATCAGGGAGATCGAGCTTCTTCTTGAAGGGAAAAACAGGAAACTGCTTGAATCGCTCGAAAGAAAAATGATGTTGCTTTCTGAAGAGATGCGATTTGAGGAGGCAGCGATGATCAGAGACAGGATCAGGGCAATACGGTCCGTGTCAGAATCTCAGAAAGTGGTTTCACCTGAACTGGGGGATGCCGACGTCATAGGGTTCTTCAGACAGGATGATAGTGTGGTGTTCAAGCTCTTTTTTATCAGAAATGGCGTGATGATCGGAACAAGGGATTTTGAGCAGAGGCATACGACGGGGGAAAAGGATGGATACCTTTTCAGAAATTTCATTGAGCAGTTCTATGGCAGAGAGATCCTCCCTGCTCCTGAGCTCTACTGCTCCAAAATGCCTGAGGACAGGAATGTGCTTGAGCAGTGGCTTTCAGACAGAAGAGGAAGCAGGGCCAGGATCACAGTCCCGGTAAGAGGGATAAAGCGAAAGCTGGTGAGCATGGCAGAGGAAAATAGCCGGGAGATCATAAAAACCAGGAAAGCAGAGTCAGGTCCTGAAGTGTTGTCGGAGGTGGCATCGCTCCTCGGCCTGAAAAAGGTCCCGGAAAGCATCGGTGCTTTCGATATATCGAACATAACCGGCACATCTGCCGGAGGCGCCTTTGTTGTTTGGAAGAATGGCGATTTCGATAAGTCCCTGTACAGAAATATCAGCATGGACGCGGTCAAGGGTCCTGACGACTATGCCATGATGAGGGAGATGATCAGGAGAACAGTTAAGAGCATCGGCGAAGGGCGAGGGGATGAGACCGAGGTTAAGGTTAAGAAAAAAGACAACAGGATAGCTCAGGGAGACAGCCATATAAATGAGCCCATACTGCCGGACCTGATCATTATTGATGGGGGAAGAGAGCATCTGAATGTGGCATTGGAAGTATTTACCCCGCTTTTCTTCCCCCCTTGCCAAGGGGGGAGTGAGGGGGGTGAGGATTATCGGCCGGTTGTTGTGGGGCTCGCAAAGGACCCTGACAGGATCTTTATGAAAGACAGGGATGAGCCGGTCCTTATTGATAACAGCAGGCCGGCCTCTCTCCTTCTCAGAAAAATACGGGACGAAGTTCACCGGTTCGCTGTCCGCTATCACCGGAAGCAGCGTGCCAAGAGGATGTTTGAGTCAGCGCTTGAGAGCATCTACGGTCTCGGCAGGAAAAGGCGGTTCGCATTGCTCGATCATTTTGGCAGTATAGAGGCAATAAAAAAAGCCTCTGCCGAAGAGATCTCCGGTTTGCCGGGTTTCACGAAGAAGCTGGCAGAGGATGTGCTAAAGACACTTGCAGGGAAATAA
- a CDS encoding tetratricopeptide repeat protein yields the protein MKKIAIAIFLSAFAVYGCQKDDSKPQFQPPVGQPGQGPVSSGPVQGFDKVKMLQEVAAKDPKNINAWIELGNILMDAKRFAEAVEPYQKALALDPKNVDVRVDMGTCLRESGNPDIAVKEYNKALELNPNHINANKNMAVVLTYDLKDSKQAIKYFEKALALAPNAPDAGAIKAEIDKLKAMAK from the coding sequence ATGAAAAAGATCGCTATTGCTATTTTTCTTTCCGCATTTGCCGTATACGGTTGCCAGAAGGACGATTCAAAACCGCAGTTCCAGCCGCCTGTCGGACAACCCGGACAGGGGCCTGTCAGCAGCGGCCCGGTCCAGGGCTTTGACAAGGTAAAGATGCTTCAGGAGGTGGCTGCAAAAGACCCGAAGAATATCAATGCATGGATCGAACTCGGGAATATATTGATGGATGCAAAACGGTTTGCAGAGGCAGTTGAGCCGTACCAAAAAGCGCTTGCACTTGATCCAAAGAACGTTGATGTCAGGGTTGATATGGGCACATGTCTGAGAGAATCCGGCAACCCCGATATTGCGGTCAAGGAATATAATAAGGCTCTCGAGCTCAACCCCAACCATATCAATGCGAACAAGAATATGGCGGTTGTACTCACCTACGACCTCAAGGACAGCAAGCAGGCAATAAAGTATTTTGAAAAGGCCCTCGCTCTCGCTCCCAATGCCCCTGATGCCGGCGCTATCAAGGCAGAGATAGATAAGCTGAAGGCAATGGCAAAGTAA
- a CDS encoding CBS domain-containing protein codes for MKMKGDEVVQKLMCPYPALPVINDEYEVVGIVSEYDLLSAVKEGRTIHEFSAESIMSCGHPDHNVCSKPVTVSVETSVEDLASLLYSDSFTVLPVVQDKLLVGLITRKSVINAMAEKGYWHEMDFQKRTP; via the coding sequence ATGAAAATGAAGGGTGATGAAGTGGTCCAGAAGCTGATGTGTCCCTACCCTGCGCTGCCGGTAATTAACGATGAGTATGAAGTCGTTGGCATAGTTTCAGAATACGATCTGTTGAGTGCCGTCAAAGAGGGCAGGACGATCCACGAGTTCAGCGCAGAATCGATCATGAGCTGCGGTCATCCTGACCACAACGTCTGCAGCAAACCGGTTACCGTGTCTGTTGAGACATCGGTCGAGGACCTTGCATCTTTGCTGTATTCTGACAGTTTTACCGTCCTTCCGGTCGTGCAGGACAAGCTGCTGGTCGGACTTATCACCAGAAAAAGCGTGATAAATGCCATGGCTGAGAAGGGATACTGGCATGAGATGGACTTTCAAAAGAGGACACCATAG
- a CDS encoding TusE/DsrC/DsvC family sulfur relay protein, whose product MDGIKCVYLGSQIGQLIHNFLNDQPQQSNECIIECCGTSAYVDEEGYLANFHDWDENIALALAEREGIRDLSYEQLDVLKFVRSYYEQYNYFPVIKSICKNLHQEKNCISEQFLNPAVVWKLAGLPKPDAVIMNLLEHNEPPT is encoded by the coding sequence ATGGACGGCATCAAATGTGTATATCTGGGGAGCCAGATAGGACAGTTAATACATAATTTCCTGAACGACCAGCCGCAGCAATCCAATGAGTGTATCATTGAATGCTGCGGGACTTCTGCCTATGTAGACGAGGAAGGGTACCTCGCCAACTTTCATGACTGGGATGAAAACATCGCGCTTGCTCTGGCAGAGCGGGAAGGAATCAGGGATCTTTCATATGAACAGCTTGATGTCCTGAAGTTCGTTAGAAGTTATTATGAGCAGTACAACTATTTTCCGGTCATCAAGTCTATCTGCAAGAACCTGCACCAGGAGAAGAACTGTATCAGCGAACAGTTTCTCAATCCTGCGGTCGTATGGAAGCTGGCCGGACTGCCGAAACCTGACGCGGTGATCATGAATTTGCTGGAGCATAACGAACCGCCGACATGA
- a CDS encoding PAS domain S-box protein translates to MAREKKDLIKESRKQKRRRANKTPAAFPERRCHEQNEELRRAMEDLEESRSRYSEPARRRTVEIQRTNDELMTEITARSEAEERIKHLASFPQLNPNPVIEVDYFGNIIFANPATERFLEGLGMEKRDASVFLPKDLHLILADMDKNAESSVSRDIAIADKFFNETIQILPQFKVVRLYASNITERKRAEEALHNSEEFYRQTLESIPGMVFTTRADGYCDYQSQQWVDFTGVPMKEHLGDGWNKLLHPDDRPHAYAAWYAAVEGRAPYDLEYRVRRHDGEYEWFKVHGRPIRDSAGHIVRWFGTALNIDRLLKTQQALQASETKYRALFTNMISGFALHKIILDDAGSPVDYIFLEVNRAFVRLTGLKEEQVIGRRVTEALPGIQNDPADWIGIYGKVALNRKEVHFEQHNELLDTWFAVSAYSPMQGFFVTIFEDISERKRTEAALTESEERFRRIAETSVDLIFQLDPEGRITYCSPAIKSFGYEADKVLERSFAEFIPCDEQASAYNALQRVISGEILNLFELRALRPDNSVVFCEISATPIVKNGAIVGIQGIARDITDRKQAETELREAHDELEERVRVRTSELSGLNDDLEAEIYERRKAENRLARINALYSILFRVNEAIVRIHNPERLFEQTCRIVVDSGLFKMAWIGFVDPDTAKVKPVASAGDSGKYLDRITIIASDVPEGQGPTGRAIIEGKTMVCPDIENDPTMLLFREAALKEGFRSSASFPLRAGSTVIGAFNTYADSPRFFTDEEIKLLSSLVEDISFAIETMAGEKKRIEAEQTVLASAHEIEDLYNYAPCGYHSLDRDGRIVRVNDTQLSWMGYKREDVMGKKISDFCTEESRKIFSIKFPQFLKTGKAADLEFEFVRRDGSILPVSISATAVRDKDNNFVMTRTTVMDITERKARERQTEAANNVLKLFAATAAREDYLNALVSQLRIWCGCSAVGIRLIGEEDDVPFVACRGFSEGFIKQEGSLILGKDSCACTRVINGKPRRAETNFMTKGGSFVCNDTSDLCSKNLRDFYRHACIREGFSSLAVVPIRYRSRVIGAVHLADPQNNAFTPPVINFIEAITPLVGEALHRFSIEEELTTSREELRALSAHLQEAREEERIKIAREIHDELGQILTAAGIELSLIKNRYKDHAPIKKAATSVIGMLDNAVADIQRICEELRPRILDHLGLPVAIKQEAAGFTKRTGIRCSLDLVSKVPGLTDESAVALLRIVQEALTNAARHSGATAVSVRLTADKKNITLEVTDNGKGISRQELGKKTSLGLIGMRERVREINGDVTIQGTAGKGTVVTVRIPSKERSRKR, encoded by the coding sequence ATGGCAAGAGAAAAGAAAGACCTGATAAAAGAAAGCCGAAAACAGAAACGCAGAAGAGCGAATAAAACACCCGCGGCATTCCCTGAAAGGAGATGCCATGAGCAGAATGAAGAACTGCGAAGGGCAATGGAAGATCTCGAGGAGTCCCGCAGCAGATATTCTGAACCGGCACGGCGGCGCACAGTAGAAATACAGAGAACTAACGATGAACTTATGACCGAAATCACCGCGCGGAGTGAAGCAGAGGAGCGGATAAAGCACCTTGCATCCTTCCCTCAGTTAAACCCAAACCCTGTTATTGAGGTAGATTACTTCGGCAACATCATCTTCGCCAATCCGGCAACTGAACGTTTTTTGGAAGGGCTGGGCATGGAAAAAAGGGATGCATCCGTATTCCTCCCAAAGGACCTGCATCTTATCCTGGCGGATATGGACAAGAACGCCGAATCTTCTGTTTCCCGCGATATCGCTATCGCGGATAAATTTTTCAATGAAACCATACAAATTCTTCCCCAATTCAAGGTTGTTCGTCTTTATGCCTCGAACATAACCGAACGCAAACGGGCTGAGGAGGCGCTGCACAATAGCGAAGAGTTCTATCGGCAGACCCTCGAATCGATCCCTGGCATGGTGTTTACGACGAGGGCAGACGGCTATTGCGATTATCAGAGTCAGCAGTGGGTCGATTTCACCGGAGTGCCGATGAAAGAACATCTCGGCGACGGCTGGAACAAACTGCTGCATCCCGATGACCGGCCGCATGCCTATGCAGCCTGGTATGCGGCGGTCGAGGGACGTGCTCCTTATGACCTTGAATACAGGGTGCGGAGGCATGACGGCGAGTACGAATGGTTCAAGGTGCATGGCCGGCCGATCCGCGACTCAGCCGGGCATATCGTCCGCTGGTTCGGAACCGCGCTGAATATCGATCGACTGCTCAAAACACAGCAGGCGCTTCAGGCAAGCGAAACAAAATACCGCGCCCTGTTCACAAATATGATCAGTGGTTTTGCGCTCCATAAAATTATTCTGGACGACGCGGGGAGCCCGGTTGACTATATATTCCTCGAAGTGAACAGGGCCTTCGTAAGACTGACCGGCCTGAAGGAAGAGCAGGTGATCGGCAGGCGCGTAACTGAGGCCCTGCCGGGAATTCAGAATGATCCGGCTGACTGGATCGGCATATACGGCAAGGTTGCACTGAACCGAAAAGAAGTTCACTTTGAGCAACACAACGAACTCCTCGATACGTGGTTTGCCGTCTCCGCATACAGCCCGATGCAGGGCTTTTTTGTGACGATCTTTGAGGACATCAGCGAGCGCAAGCGCACAGAAGCTGCCTTAACAGAAAGCGAGGAGCGTTTCCGCCGCATCGCCGAAACCAGCGTTGACCTGATCTTCCAGCTGGACCCTGAGGGCAGGATCACCTACTGTTCCCCTGCGATCAAATCCTTCGGATACGAAGCAGACAAAGTCCTGGAACGATCTTTTGCCGAGTTCATACCGTGCGATGAACAGGCTTCGGCTTATAATGCGCTGCAGCGGGTAATTTCCGGTGAAATTTTAAACCTCTTTGAACTCAGAGCGCTGCGACCGGACAACTCGGTTGTCTTCTGTGAGATAAGTGCAACACCGATCGTGAAAAATGGCGCGATAGTCGGGATCCAGGGAATAGCCCGCGATATCACTGACCGAAAACAGGCAGAAACGGAACTGCGCGAGGCACACGATGAGCTTGAGGAGCGCGTCAGAGTGCGAACGTCCGAACTGTCCGGGCTTAATGACGACCTCGAGGCCGAGATCTATGAACGCAGAAAAGCAGAAAACAGGCTTGCGCGCATAAACGCGCTCTATTCGATTCTCTTTCGGGTGAACGAGGCGATAGTCCGCATCCACAATCCCGAAAGGCTGTTTGAACAGACCTGCCGTATTGTTGTTGACAGCGGCCTCTTCAAGATGGCATGGATCGGATTTGTAGATCCTGATACCGCAAAGGTAAAACCTGTAGCCAGCGCAGGCGACAGCGGCAAATACCTTGACCGCATCACGATCATCGCCAGTGATGTCCCTGAAGGACAGGGGCCGACCGGCAGGGCAATCATCGAGGGGAAGACAATGGTATGCCCTGACATTGAGAATGATCCGACCATGCTCCTCTTTCGCGAAGCAGCCCTCAAGGAAGGTTTTCGCTCCTCTGCATCCTTTCCGCTACGCGCCGGATCCACCGTTATCGGCGCCTTTAATACCTACGCAGACAGCCCTCGCTTCTTCACTGACGAGGAGATTAAGCTGCTTTCTTCGCTGGTTGAAGATATCTCCTTTGCGATCGAGACCATGGCCGGAGAGAAGAAGAGGATAGAGGCAGAGCAGACTGTGCTGGCATCAGCGCATGAGATCGAAGACCTGTACAACTATGCGCCCTGCGGGTACCATTCTCTGGACAGGGACGGAAGGATCGTCAGGGTCAATGACACTCAACTTTCCTGGATGGGCTATAAAAGAGAGGATGTCATGGGGAAAAAGATATCCGATTTCTGCACCGAAGAGAGCAGGAAGATCTTCAGCATAAAATTCCCTCAATTCCTGAAAACGGGAAAGGCAGCTGATCTTGAATTTGAATTTGTTCGCAGAGACGGATCCATCCTGCCTGTCAGCATCTCTGCAACGGCTGTCCGCGATAAAGACAACAACTTTGTCATGACTCGTACAACGGTGATGGACATCACCGAACGCAAGGCGCGGGAACGGCAGACCGAGGCAGCCAACAATGTGCTCAAACTCTTCGCCGCAACTGCTGCACGTGAAGACTATCTTAATGCCCTTGTCAGCCAGCTCAGGATATGGTGCGGATGCAGCGCTGTCGGCATACGGCTTATCGGCGAGGAAGACGATGTGCCCTTTGTAGCCTGTAGGGGATTCAGTGAGGGATTTATTAAACAGGAAGGCAGCCTCATACTCGGAAAGGACTCCTGCGCCTGCACCAGGGTGATCAACGGGAAGCCACGCAGGGCAGAGACAAATTTCATGACCAAAGGCGGTTCTTTTGTCTGCAATGACACGTCCGATCTCTGCTCCAAAAATCTGCGTGACTTTTACCGGCATGCCTGCATCCGGGAAGGTTTTTCTTCCCTGGCCGTAGTACCAATCCGGTACCGCAGCAGGGTGATAGGTGCGGTCCATCTTGCTGATCCGCAAAATAACGCATTTACCCCCCCTGTCATTAACTTCATCGAGGCCATAACGCCTCTTGTCGGCGAGGCCCTGCACCGGTTCTCCATTGAGGAAGAGCTGACAACCTCCCGGGAAGAGCTGCGCGCCCTTTCTGCCCATCTGCAGGAGGCCCGTGAAGAGGAGCGTATTAAAATAGCCAGGGAGATCCATGACGAACTGGGCCAGATCCTTACTGCAGCAGGGATCGAGTTATCTCTGATAAAGAACCGGTATAAAGACCATGCTCCGATAAAGAAGGCTGCCACATCGGTCATCGGCATGCTTGATAATGCCGTAGCGGATATACAGAGGATATGCGAGGAGCTGAGGCCGAGAATACTGGACCATCTCGGTCTGCCGGTAGCCATTAAACAGGAAGCAGCGGGCTTTACAAAGCGCACCGGCATACGCTGCTCACTTGATCTTGTCAGTAAAGTTCCCGGCCTGACCGATGAGTCGGCAGTTGCCCTTTTACGCATCGTTCAGGAAGCGCTCACCAATGCTGCAAGGCATTCAGGGGCTACGGCGGTCTCTGTCCGTCTCACGGCTGACAAGAAAAATATTACCCTCGAGGTCACTGACAATGGCAAAGGCATCTCCCGTCAGGAACTCGGAAAGAAGACGTCGCTGGGTCTTATCGGCATGCGGGAACGGGTGCGCGAAATTAACGGTGACGTGACCATACAGGGAACTGCCGGCAAGGGAACTGTTGTGACTGTCCGGATCCCGTCGAAAGAACGCTCAAGGAAGAGGTGA
- a CDS encoding response regulator transcription factor, with protein sequence MYKILIADDHPIVRKGLRQILEEGGIVRSIEEAENGREAIEKVRDGSFDVVMLDISMPEMGGLEALEQIKKLRPSLPVLILSIYAEEEYAVRALRSGASGYMTKKSAPDELITAIKKIAHGARYISPSLADFLASHLTEEQNKPPHETLSNREFQVMRMIATGRSLKEIAFDMSLSPKTISTFRTRILQKLQLQSNADLIQYAIKNKLVD encoded by the coding sequence ATGTATAAGATCCTTATTGCAGACGACCATCCGATTGTTCGAAAGGGCCTCAGGCAGATCCTTGAAGAAGGAGGCATTGTCCGGAGCATAGAAGAGGCCGAAAACGGCAGAGAGGCCATCGAAAAGGTCAGGGATGGCAGTTTTGATGTAGTCATGCTCGACATCTCAATGCCGGAGATGGGCGGACTTGAGGCACTTGAGCAGATCAAGAAACTGAGGCCGTCCCTTCCGGTCCTGATCCTGAGCATCTACGCGGAAGAGGAGTATGCAGTGCGCGCCCTGAGATCTGGGGCATCAGGCTATATGACCAAGAAGAGCGCTCCTGACGAACTGATAACAGCCATAAAGAAGATCGCCCACGGTGCACGGTACATCAGTCCGTCCCTTGCTGACTTTCTCGCCTCTCACCTGACCGAAGAGCAGAACAAGCCTCCCCATGAAACCCTGTCGAACCGGGAGTTCCAGGTAATGCGCATGATCGCCACGGGCAGATCCCTGAAAGAGATCGCCTTTGACATGTCCCTCAGCCCCAAGACGATCAGCACCTTCCGGACACGTATCCTTCAGAAGCTGCAGTTACAGAGCAACGCTGACCTGATCCAGTATGCCATAAAGAATAAGCTTGTAGATTAA
- a CDS encoding sigma-70 family RNA polymerase sigma factor, producing MSEFVTTEIEYAGCDILEYAEPLAEEPVSMFMEDEETSAEDHCPEDGADDDHGQCDPLTMYLSEIGSIPLLKRSEETEVAKRIEDNRERLMRALFSLPLAVEKMLQEADRVRLKEAHLNEIIHLSADPDQIKEDERKTIFEAMRQIGRLHRMKIPSLYREKLPSRVIALGLKFDFVEKLFGEVNAEVRDMEARLADMNTRKANAERKTFEERTCSALSTMQAVLRTCAHAREEINEAKNILIEGNLRLVVSTARRYAVMGKMSMLDLIQEGNIGLMRSAELFDYRRGFKFSTYATCWIKQAITRALSKHSRMIRFPVHTADELTRIIRASKQLANEMAEEPSHESIAERVKMPEHKVRSLLEMSRDPLSLHHQVGDEESEMIELIEDRSMPSPLESVIHTDLREKVRHAISILDPKEEMIIRGRFSIDKEERTLEMLANEFGLTRERIRQIETIAIKKLKSHFAAASV from the coding sequence GTGAGCGAATTTGTAACTACCGAAATAGAATATGCAGGCTGCGATATCCTGGAATATGCAGAACCTCTGGCAGAAGAACCGGTCTCAATGTTTATGGAGGATGAAGAGACCTCTGCGGAAGACCATTGTCCGGAAGACGGCGCTGATGACGATCATGGGCAATGCGACCCGCTCACGATGTATCTGAGCGAAATAGGTTCCATTCCTCTCCTGAAGAGAAGCGAGGAAACAGAAGTTGCAAAACGAATTGAAGACAACAGGGAAAGGCTGATGAGAGCACTTTTTTCGCTGCCGCTTGCTGTGGAAAAAATGCTGCAGGAAGCAGACCGGGTGCGGCTCAAAGAGGCGCATCTGAACGAGATCATACATCTCTCGGCCGATCCTGATCAGATAAAGGAAGATGAGAGAAAGACTATTTTTGAAGCCATGCGGCAGATAGGCCGCCTGCACAGGATGAAAATTCCGTCTCTGTATCGTGAAAAACTGCCATCCAGGGTCATAGCACTCGGATTAAAATTTGATTTTGTCGAAAAGCTGTTTGGCGAGGTCAATGCAGAAGTACGGGATATGGAAGCCCGCCTGGCAGACATGAACACCAGAAAAGCAAATGCTGAAAGGAAGACATTTGAGGAGAGGACCTGCAGCGCTCTGAGCACAATGCAGGCAGTTCTCCGGACCTGCGCTCATGCCCGCGAAGAGATCAATGAGGCAAAAAACATACTCATCGAAGGAAACCTGAGGCTTGTTGTCAGTACAGCCAGAAGATATGCCGTCATGGGCAAGATGAGCATGCTCGATCTTATTCAGGAGGGGAATATCGGTCTCATGAGATCGGCAGAACTGTTCGACTACCGGAGGGGTTTCAAATTCAGCACCTACGCCACCTGCTGGATCAAGCAGGCGATCACCCGTGCACTATCAAAACACTCAAGGATGATACGCTTCCCGGTGCATACTGCAGACGAGTTGACCAGGATCATCCGGGCCTCAAAGCAGTTGGCAAATGAAATGGCTGAAGAACCCTCCCATGAGAGCATAGCAGAACGGGTAAAGATGCCCGAGCATAAGGTGAGGAGCTTGCTTGAGATGTCGCGGGACCCGCTCTCCCTTCATCATCAGGTCGGCGATGAAGAATCCGAGATGATAGAGCTGATTGAGGACAGGTCAATGCCGTCTCCTCTTGAATCTGTCATTCATACCGATCTCAGGGAAAAGGTGCGACATGCGATCTCAATACTCGACCCGAAGGAGGAAATGATCATCCGCGGACGGTTCAGCATAGACAAGGAAGAACGGACGCTCGAAATGCTGGCCAATGAATTCGGTCTGACCAGAGAACGGATTAGACAGATAGAGACGATAGCCATAAAGAAACTGAAGAGCCATTTTGCAGCGGCATCTGTTTAG